In Xanthomonas sp. SI, the following are encoded in one genomic region:
- a CDS encoding glycosyltransferase, with protein sequence MPTYKFRYFERTLDSVLGQTYPALELVICDDNPDGAIAAAVERKRASASFPIRYERNPFRHGELGSTIKGIGLAQGEYVKFLHDDDVLEPDCIAALVRAMQASPNVVLASSRRQRIDGDDAPLPDIHATSFPFAGDVLLDGPELLSFLADHTINFIGEPSCVLCRRQDLLEIGDQLMMLDGKVIHWVGDLALYAKLLHRGNLALLARPLTRFRVTQDQFSQAGRDQPGIGDQGHDDFRRGVRAMGWYRGDGDVRLVHVTPLDGGNAEPVDLLQAIQAAYARGRAQLALRDWQAQRQLPPAKRALFDARLAELGGGARIAVLLDARNADAAALQASLHSLLLDGAAFATLSVAVLGAATATPWPDPRVRHLPLASADEAADLNAALAELGDADWFLRVVAGTRFCQGGLLRLVLELAQQPHCSALYADEWLALDSQTLAPVLRPDPDLDLLLGNPLATAGHWVFRRALVQELGGFDPDHDGALELELILRLFQRDAGASLAHLPEPLLIAPPADAAAGAEARQRAVASHLRARGYADARIDTLPGGLHRIDYGHAQQAPVSIVTIAQDNLPALQRLVVGLLEHTAYPAYELLLVDNASDAPAVGEWLQAVAELGNGRIRVFALEQRVAQAEARNLAATQAHGDYLLFLDADSAVVQGRWLHELMNHAQRPEVGIVGPKGVSADATITHAGLLPGLLPGAGHAFAGEPMAQAGYMGRLQVAHRYSAVSERCMLVRRELFERLSGFDAGGFADGGADVDLCLRAAALGEWTVWTPDALLLQPPAPSRPETADDALLQRWLPVMAHDPAYSPSLGLEQPGGFKLGESEFSWQPLAWKPLPRILAHPGDAFGSGHYRVIQPFQALAEAGQIDGVYYARLLDPVEMQRIAPDAVVVQRRVGDVELAKMERMRRFSTAFKVYELDDYLPNLPLKSVHREQMPKDVLRSLRRAATLVDRVVVSTPALAEALAGLHADIRVVHNRLDPRMWGDLPAPARTSAGAGAKPRVGWAGGASHTGDLELIADVVQALAGEVHWVFMGMCPERLRPHVAEVHPGVDFERYPQALAALRLDLALAPLEDNLFNRCKSNLRLLEYGACGYPVVASDLPPYQSGLPATLVKNRFRDWVNAIRMHLADAPARAAAGDALHAAVRRDWMLEGANLQAWRAAWLPD encoded by the coding sequence ATGCCGACCTACAAGTTCCGGTACTTCGAGCGGACGCTCGACAGCGTGCTGGGCCAGACCTATCCGGCGCTGGAACTGGTGATCTGCGACGACAATCCCGATGGCGCGATCGCCGCGGCGGTGGAGCGCAAGCGCGCAAGCGCGAGCTTCCCGATCCGCTACGAGCGCAACCCGTTCCGTCACGGCGAACTCGGCAGCACCATCAAGGGCATCGGCCTGGCGCAGGGCGAATACGTCAAATTCCTGCACGACGACGACGTGCTGGAACCGGATTGCATCGCCGCGCTGGTGCGGGCCATGCAGGCCAGCCCCAACGTGGTGCTGGCCTCCTCGCGCCGGCAGCGCATCGATGGCGACGATGCGCCGCTGCCGGACATTCACGCCACCAGCTTCCCGTTCGCAGGCGACGTGCTGCTCGACGGCCCCGAACTGCTGTCTTTCCTCGCCGACCACACCATCAACTTCATCGGCGAGCCCAGCTGCGTGCTGTGCCGGCGCCAGGATCTGCTGGAGATCGGCGACCAGCTGATGATGCTCGACGGCAAGGTGATCCATTGGGTCGGCGACCTGGCCCTGTACGCCAAGCTGCTGCACCGCGGCAACCTGGCGCTGCTGGCCAGGCCGCTGACCCGCTTCCGGGTGACGCAGGACCAATTCAGCCAAGCCGGCCGCGACCAGCCGGGGATCGGCGACCAGGGCCACGACGATTTCCGCCGAGGCGTGCGTGCCATGGGCTGGTACCGCGGCGACGGCGACGTGCGCCTGGTCCATGTGACGCCACTGGACGGAGGCAACGCCGAACCGGTCGATCTGCTGCAGGCGATCCAGGCCGCGTATGCGCGCGGCCGCGCCCAGCTGGCGCTGCGCGACTGGCAGGCGCAGCGGCAGCTGCCGCCGGCCAAGCGCGCCCTGTTCGACGCGCGCCTGGCGGAACTGGGCGGCGGCGCGCGGATCGCGGTGCTGCTGGATGCGCGCAACGCCGACGCGGCCGCGCTGCAAGCCAGCCTGCACAGCCTGCTGCTGGACGGCGCCGCCTTCGCCACGCTGAGCGTGGCCGTGCTCGGCGCCGCGACGGCCACGCCGTGGCCGGATCCGCGGGTCCGGCATCTGCCGCTGGCGTCCGCCGACGAGGCCGCCGACCTCAACGCCGCGCTGGCCGAACTCGGCGATGCCGACTGGTTTCTGCGCGTCGTCGCCGGTACCCGTTTCTGCCAGGGCGGCCTGCTGCGGCTGGTGTTGGAACTGGCGCAGCAGCCGCACTGCAGCGCGCTGTATGCCGACGAATGGCTGGCGCTGGACAGCCAGACCTTGGCCCCGGTGCTGCGCCCGGATCCGGATCTGGACCTGTTGCTGGGCAATCCGCTGGCGACCGCCGGGCATTGGGTGTTCCGCCGCGCCCTGGTACAGGAGCTGGGCGGGTTCGATCCCGACCACGATGGCGCGCTGGAACTGGAACTGATCCTGCGCCTGTTCCAGCGCGACGCCGGCGCCAGCCTGGCGCATCTGCCCGAGCCGCTGCTGATCGCGCCACCGGCTGACGCCGCCGCGGGCGCCGAGGCGCGTCAGCGCGCCGTCGCCAGCCACCTGCGCGCACGCGGCTATGCCGACGCCAGGATCGACACGCTGCCCGGCGGACTGCATCGCATCGACTATGGCCATGCGCAGCAGGCGCCGGTCTCGATCGTGACCATCGCCCAGGACAATCTGCCGGCCCTGCAGCGCCTGGTGGTCGGCCTGCTCGAACACACCGCCTACCCGGCCTACGAATTGCTGCTGGTCGACAACGCCAGCGACGCGCCAGCGGTCGGCGAATGGCTGCAGGCGGTGGCCGAACTGGGCAACGGCCGCATCCGCGTGTTCGCGCTGGAGCAGCGCGTGGCCCAGGCCGAGGCGCGCAACCTAGCCGCGACCCAGGCGCATGGCGACTACCTGCTGTTCCTGGACGCCGACAGCGCCGTGGTCCAGGGCCGCTGGCTGCACGAACTGATGAACCATGCGCAGCGCCCGGAGGTCGGTATCGTCGGTCCCAAGGGCGTGTCCGCGGATGCCACCATCACCCATGCGGGTCTGCTGCCCGGGCTGTTGCCCGGCGCCGGCCACGCCTTCGCCGGCGAGCCGATGGCGCAGGCTGGCTACATGGGCCGGCTGCAGGTGGCGCACCGCTACAGCGCCGTGTCCGAGCGCTGCATGCTGGTGCGGCGCGAACTGTTCGAGCGGTTGTCCGGGTTCGACGCGGGCGGCTTCGCCGACGGCGGCGCCGACGTGGACCTGTGCCTGCGCGCCGCGGCGCTGGGCGAATGGACGGTCTGGACGCCGGACGCGCTGCTGCTGCAACCGCCCGCGCCGTCACGGCCGGAAACTGCGGACGACGCGCTGCTGCAACGCTGGCTGCCGGTCATGGCGCACGATCCGGCCTACTCGCCGAGCCTGGGCCTGGAGCAGCCGGGCGGCTTCAAGCTGGGCGAATCCGAGTTCTCCTGGCAGCCGCTGGCGTGGAAGCCGCTGCCGCGGATCCTGGCGCATCCCGGCGACGCGTTCGGCAGCGGCCACTACCGAGTGATCCAGCCGTTCCAGGCGCTGGCCGAGGCCGGGCAGATCGACGGCGTCTACTACGCGCGCCTGCTCGATCCGGTGGAGATGCAGCGCATCGCCCCCGACGCGGTGGTGGTGCAGCGCCGGGTCGGCGACGTCGAACTGGCGAAGATGGAGCGCATGCGCCGCTTCTCCACCGCGTTCAAGGTCTACGAGCTGGACGACTACCTGCCCAACCTGCCGCTGAAGAGCGTGCATCGCGAGCAGATGCCCAAGGACGTGCTGCGCTCGCTGCGCCGCGCCGCGACGCTGGTGGACCGGGTGGTGGTGTCCACCCCTGCCCTGGCCGAGGCCCTGGCCGGCCTGCATGCGGACATCCGCGTGGTCCACAACCGGCTGGATCCGCGCATGTGGGGCGATCTGCCCGCGCCGGCCAGGACCAGCGCCGGCGCCGGCGCCAAGCCGCGGGTCGGCTGGGCCGGCGGCGCCAGCCACACCGGCGACCTGGAACTGATCGCCGACGTGGTGCAGGCGCTAGCCGGCGAGGTGCACTGGGTGTTCATGGGCATGTGCCCGGAGCGGCTGCGCCCGCATGTGGCCGAGGTGCACCCGGGCGTGGATTTCGAACGCTATCCGCAGGCCCTGGCCGCGCTGCGCCTGGACCTGGCACTGGCGCCGCTGGAAGACAACCTGTTCAACCGCTGCAAGAGCAATCTGCGCCTGCTCGAATACGGCGCCTGCGGCTACCCGGTGGTGGCCAGCGACCTGCCGCCCTACCAAAGCGGGTTGCCGGCCACCCTGGTCAAGAACCGCTTCCGCGACTGGGTCAACGCCATCCGCATGCACCTGGCCGATGCCCCCGCCCGTGCCGCAGCCGGCGACGCGCTGCACGCGGCGGTGCGCCGCGACTGGATGCTGGAAGGCGCCAACCTGCAGGCCTGGCGCGCGGCCTGGCTGCCGGACTGA
- a CDS encoding FkbM family methyltransferase: MRAETIVFLAPSSTLGDFVSLLVGELRKRSAKLRLIAADDYLHANRDKAPDFDEIRTVAAHFSSPQQPNSIAVNCAFLLSTWLYFDHLARTLPGRVVDLPELLYALDRQWIYQTGKLMRAQTQEHAADFAALRLRLQDELSRATLDAVLRLRMTGNRAELLDVICPIEQEYFSMYSSSDTPIVLHDHEHYVDIGAYDGDTVGKFMTAARHRYASIHAYEPDPRNFAALQRRLQSTSGPIFLHNEAVSDSNQPLSFLASGTMGSRVEADGDIQVPSVRLDDVLEQITLLKMDVEGFEPHVLRGAAKLIGRCRPRMAITCYHHALDLLDIVAVLDEIYPDAQFRLRHYSMYFFDTILYVE; encoded by the coding sequence ATGCGCGCGGAAACGATCGTGTTTCTGGCGCCGAGTTCCACCCTGGGAGATTTCGTCAGTCTCCTCGTGGGGGAACTGCGGAAACGATCCGCAAAGCTCCGCCTGATCGCGGCGGACGACTACCTCCATGCCAATCGCGACAAGGCCCCTGACTTCGACGAGATCCGCACCGTCGCCGCCCACTTCTCAAGCCCGCAGCAGCCGAATTCCATTGCGGTGAACTGCGCCTTCTTGCTGTCGACGTGGCTGTATTTCGATCACCTGGCGCGTACGCTGCCAGGCAGAGTAGTCGATCTGCCAGAACTGCTCTATGCCCTGGACCGGCAGTGGATCTATCAGACGGGAAAGCTCATGCGCGCGCAGACGCAAGAGCACGCAGCCGATTTCGCCGCATTGAGATTGCGTCTGCAAGACGAGCTCAGTCGCGCCACGCTGGACGCGGTACTGCGCCTGCGCATGACCGGCAACAGAGCGGAATTGCTGGATGTGATCTGCCCGATAGAACAGGAATACTTTTCCATGTATTCCTCCAGCGACACGCCGATCGTGCTGCACGACCACGAGCACTACGTCGACATCGGCGCCTACGATGGCGATACGGTCGGCAAGTTCATGACCGCGGCACGCCACCGCTACGCATCGATCCACGCCTACGAACCGGACCCGCGCAACTTCGCCGCCCTGCAACGCCGCCTGCAGTCAACATCCGGCCCGATCTTTCTTCACAACGAGGCCGTGTCCGATTCCAACCAGCCCTTGTCGTTCCTGGCCAGCGGCACCATGGGCAGCCGGGTCGAGGCCGACGGCGATATCCAGGTGCCCAGCGTGCGCCTGGACGACGTGCTGGAGCAGATCACGCTGCTCAAGATGGATGTGGAGGGCTTCGAGCCGCACGTCCTGCGCGGTGCGGCCAAGCTGATCGGCCGCTGCCGCCCGCGGATGGCGATCACCTGTTATCACCATGCGCTGGATCTGCTGGACATCGTGGCCGTGCTCGATGAGATCTATCCGGACGCCCAATTCCGGCTGCGCCACTACTCGATGTATTTCTTCGACACCATTCTCTACGTGGAGTGA
- a CDS encoding acetyltransferase, whose protein sequence is MLGEGAALEQAQRTAQDCGLVHTRLALTSADHYNFDLGQLLARYVASTTEVFIALDERAVNHARHKLLADVRLAGYRTINLVSPHAHVDTDVRLMGNVYVGPGCNLAFGSSIGPGSWLERQVIVEQNVRLGACVTLQAGVLLGHDVEIGQCSTLGRGCIAPAKAKIGRHCEWLLPSMLPAALPDRCFHDALMPQGAHILNGGRP, encoded by the coding sequence TTGCTGGGCGAAGGCGCTGCGCTGGAACAGGCGCAGCGTACCGCGCAGGACTGCGGGCTTGTCCATACGCGTCTAGCGCTGACGTCGGCCGACCACTACAACTTCGATCTTGGCCAACTGCTGGCGCGCTACGTTGCCAGCACCACCGAGGTGTTCATCGCGCTCGACGAACGCGCGGTCAACCATGCGCGGCATAAGTTGCTGGCCGACGTGCGCCTGGCCGGCTATCGCACGATCAATCTTGTCTCGCCGCATGCCCACGTCGATACCGACGTGCGCTTGATGGGCAATGTCTATGTCGGCCCCGGCTGCAACCTGGCTTTCGGCAGCAGCATCGGTCCCGGTAGCTGGCTGGAGCGGCAAGTGATCGTCGAGCAGAACGTGCGCCTGGGTGCTTGCGTCACCTTGCAGGCAGGCGTCCTGCTGGGCCACGACGTGGAGATCGGGCAATGCAGCACCCTGGGCCGGGGCTGCATTGCCCCAGCCAAGGCCAAGATCGGCCGCCATTGCGAGTGGCTGTTGCCTAGCATGCTGCCGGCTGCCCTGCCGGATCGCTGCTTTCATGATGCCTTGATGCCTCAAGGCGCACATATTCTCAACGGCGGACGACCATGA
- a CDS encoding aromatic ring-hydroxylating dioxygenase subunit alpha — MTRHALDAEHYISEHTLRLEQQRLFGKLWNFVGFSSMVRERNQFFSRQVAGIPVLIQRTDAGIRAFLNQCPHRQSAIQIERQGKRPLVCPYHAWSFGAEGELRGLPNSGLYQFSAEEKAGICLTQFRLEQIGQLLFVNFSDDPLPLQEQFSPEFLEDIRAASMHLDSQIIYSCHRVRYNWKLNMENVKDYNHVPFVHPKTFSPLMADARKPSANVERPANVPSHIQELLQSRMRPALSELSFPAKASITPHANWYSALCDGYGEESAFYNWFIYPNVNFYSVRGDSFVLQQYDPVSAHETDYHLWVMTARRKSERTDFTALLSALIRIEHEVIAEDTAVLERMQAVLGPHSRKFMHGDYETQLVLQHLWYRANVLGEPT; from the coding sequence ATGACCCGCCACGCACTCGATGCCGAGCACTACATCAGCGAGCACACCCTGCGCCTGGAACAGCAGCGGCTGTTCGGCAAGCTGTGGAATTTCGTCGGCTTTTCCTCGATGGTGCGGGAACGCAACCAGTTCTTCTCGCGCCAGGTGGCAGGCATACCGGTATTGATCCAGCGCACCGACGCCGGTATCCGTGCTTTCCTCAACCAGTGCCCGCACCGTCAGTCGGCGATCCAGATCGAACGCCAGGGCAAGCGTCCGCTGGTCTGCCCCTACCACGCCTGGTCGTTCGGCGCGGAAGGCGAGCTGCGCGGACTGCCCAATTCCGGGCTGTACCAGTTCAGTGCCGAAGAAAAAGCCGGCATTTGCTTGACCCAGTTCCGTCTGGAACAGATCGGCCAGTTACTGTTCGTGAACTTCTCGGACGATCCGCTGCCGCTGCAGGAGCAGTTCTCGCCCGAGTTTCTGGAGGATATCCGCGCAGCGTCGATGCACCTGGATTCGCAGATCATCTACAGCTGCCACCGCGTGCGCTACAACTGGAAGTTGAACATGGAGAACGTCAAGGACTACAACCATGTTCCGTTCGTCCATCCCAAGACGTTCAGCCCGCTGATGGCGGACGCACGTAAGCCTTCCGCTAATGTGGAGCGCCCGGCTAACGTTCCGTCTCACATACAGGAGCTTCTACAATCGCGTATGCGCCCTGCCCTGAGCGAACTGAGCTTCCCCGCAAAAGCGTCGATCACGCCACATGCGAATTGGTATAGCGCGCTTTGCGATGGCTACGGCGAGGAATCGGCCTTCTATAACTGGTTCATTTACCCTAATGTGAACTTTTACAGCGTGCGTGGCGACAGTTTCGTGCTGCAACAATACGATCCAGTGTCCGCGCACGAAACCGACTACCACCTGTGGGTGATGACCGCTCGCCGAAAAAGCGAACGCACGGACTTCACCGCCTTGCTGAGCGCGCTGATTCGCATCGAACACGAGGTCATCGCCGAAGACACCGCGGTACTGGAGCGCATGCAAGCAGTTCTCGGCCCCCATTCCCGGAAGTTCATGCACGGCGATTACGAAACCCAACTGGTGCTGCAGCATCTGTGGTATCGCGCCAACGTGCTGGGAGAGCCGACATGA
- a CDS encoding NeuD/PglB/VioB family sugar acetyltransferase, which produces MPVFSFRCQQQDHRAGRQHGWRHRIRVSSGVHTTPSHVVIVGAGGFGRGIAAMACHDDPEHGLLWDIKGFLDSRSELGRTTRWPIVGDPDSYQPVEGDIFVCALGDPAARRRYSQPLIARGADFMVLRPRLREASATPIGRGSVFEVGVSIGADSRIGEFVTILSTTIVGHDVTIGDYVQIGNFVFIGGGVSIGSDVVIHPHSTLIPGISVGDGAVIGAGSVVVKDVPPNVTVAGNPARTIFSR; this is translated from the coding sequence ATGCCTGTATTTTCTTTCCGATGCCAGCAGCAAGATCACCGGGCAGGCCGTCAGCATGGATGGAGGCATCGAATTCGTGTGAGCAGCGGCGTCCACACAACACCCTCGCACGTCGTGATCGTCGGCGCAGGCGGTTTCGGCCGCGGCATCGCGGCCATGGCCTGTCACGACGATCCCGAACATGGGCTGCTCTGGGACATCAAGGGTTTCCTGGATAGCCGCAGCGAGCTTGGCCGGACCACGCGCTGGCCCATCGTTGGGGATCCTGACAGCTACCAGCCCGTTGAGGGCGACATCTTCGTGTGCGCGCTGGGCGATCCTGCCGCGCGCCGCCGCTACAGCCAGCCTCTGATCGCGCGCGGGGCGGACTTCATGGTGCTGCGCCCGCGCCTGCGCGAAGCCTCGGCCACCCCGATCGGGCGCGGCAGTGTGTTCGAAGTCGGCGTCTCGATCGGCGCCGATAGCCGCATCGGCGAATTCGTCACCATCTTGTCCACCACGATCGTCGGTCACGACGTGACGATCGGCGACTACGTGCAGATCGGCAATTTCGTGTTCATCGGCGGCGGCGTCAGCATCGGCAGCGATGTGGTCATCCACCCGCATTCCACGCTGATCCCGGGGATCAGCGTCGGCGATGGCGCGGTGATCGGCGCCGGCAGCGTGGTGGTCAAGGACGTTCCGCCCAACGTCACCGTGGCCGGCAATCCCGCACGCACCATCTTCAGCAGGTAG
- a CDS encoding SDR family oxidoreductase translates to MFGLQGKTVLVTGASKGIGVAVAQTCAAAGASVIVSGRDATRLTATLDSLEGEGHRLFVGDLSEAATLQQLAAQCGAIDGLVHSAGIRGLAPMKLVSESFLKEVMDINYIAPVMLTRHLLARQSIRPSGSIVFLSSIAALTGTVGVGPYAGSKAALLGTLRPLALELARRKIRANALCPGLVETTLITEDKAWFEENQKRYPLGVGKPQDIALACLYFLSDASSKITGQAVSMDGGIEFV, encoded by the coding sequence ATGTTCGGGTTGCAGGGCAAGACGGTACTGGTCACCGGCGCTTCGAAAGGAATCGGCGTCGCCGTCGCGCAGACCTGCGCAGCGGCGGGAGCCAGCGTGATCGTCAGCGGACGCGACGCCACACGGCTGACCGCCACGCTGGATTCGCTGGAGGGAGAAGGCCATCGCCTGTTCGTCGGCGATTTGAGCGAGGCAGCCACCCTGCAGCAGTTGGCAGCGCAGTGCGGTGCGATCGATGGGCTGGTGCACAGCGCCGGCATCCGCGGCCTGGCGCCGATGAAGCTTGTCTCCGAGTCCTTCCTCAAAGAAGTAATGGACATCAACTACATCGCGCCGGTGATGCTGACCCGGCACCTGCTCGCGCGTCAGTCCATTCGCCCAAGCGGCTCCATCGTCTTTCTCTCGTCCATCGCGGCGTTGACCGGCACTGTCGGCGTCGGTCCTTATGCCGGTTCGAAGGCCGCACTGCTGGGTACGCTGCGTCCGCTGGCGCTGGAACTGGCGCGCCGCAAGATCCGCGCCAACGCATTGTGTCCCGGACTGGTCGAGACCACGCTGATCACCGAGGACAAGGCCTGGTTCGAGGAGAACCAGAAGCGCTATCCGCTGGGCGTGGGCAAGCCGCAGGACATCGCCCTGGCATGCCTGTATTTTCTTTCCGATGCCAGCAGCAAGATCACCGGGCAGGCCGTCAGCATGGATGGAGGCATCGAATTCGTGTGA
- a CDS encoding SDR family oxidoreductase, which produces MTVTATISTEAFDLTGKVVLVTGASSGIGAATATLCARLGARLVLNGRDPERLQTVSAALDGSGHSVVAGDLSEAPTRQRLLDAADGYDGLVSCAGVAALVPFRMAAEKHLQQMLAINYLAPITLTQQLLYKRRLRQGASLVFVSALAARAAPQAATGYAAAKAALEAAVRTLALEHGRQGIRANCIAPGYVDTPMLDGLRQAANMDTNIGLTPLGLIAAEDVAQAAVYLLSAASRWVTRSTMTIDGGLSLMMRL; this is translated from the coding sequence GTGACCGTGACCGCCACCATCTCCACCGAGGCCTTCGACCTGACCGGCAAGGTCGTGCTGGTGACCGGAGCGTCCTCGGGCATCGGCGCCGCCACCGCCACGCTTTGCGCCCGACTGGGCGCCAGGCTGGTGCTCAATGGACGCGACCCGGAGCGACTGCAAACGGTGTCCGCCGCGCTGGACGGCAGCGGTCACAGCGTGGTGGCAGGCGATCTGAGCGAGGCGCCGACCCGCCAGCGATTGCTCGATGCCGCCGACGGCTACGATGGCCTGGTCTCCTGTGCCGGCGTGGCAGCGCTGGTGCCGTTCCGAATGGCTGCCGAGAAACACCTGCAGCAGATGCTGGCGATCAATTACCTGGCACCGATCACGCTGACCCAGCAACTGCTGTACAAGCGACGGCTGCGCCAGGGCGCCTCGCTGGTGTTCGTTTCGGCGCTGGCGGCCCGTGCGGCGCCGCAGGCGGCCACCGGCTACGCCGCCGCCAAGGCCGCCCTGGAGGCGGCCGTGCGCACACTGGCACTGGAGCACGGCAGGCAAGGCATCCGCGCCAACTGCATCGCCCCAGGTTATGTCGACACGCCGATGCTCGATGGGTTGCGGCAGGCCGCCAACATGGACACCAATATCGGCCTGACCCCGCTTGGACTCATCGCAGCGGAAGACGTCGCGCAGGCTGCCGTCTACCTGCTGTCCGCCGCGAGCCGTTGGGTCACGCGCAGCACCATGACCATCGACGGCGGACTCTCACTGATGATGCGCCTATGA
- a CDS encoding ketoacyl-ACP synthase III, which yields MPTSTLHNVRFAGMATCVPKRIVSNLTDCRPQIRSERERLVRNIGIETRRMAQEWQCFSDLAFDAAQVLIERLQWQREEIDALIVVTQSPDYPIPATAIILQDRLGLSHATVAFDVNLGCSAYPFGINLLGSMIAAGGVKKGLLLVGDRSANLEDPIFSDSGTATALEFSADAAPMYFDLNSDGSGYKAIILPVGGQREPVGIQHLMPFRADENDAWHRGIDLQLDGVAVLSFSTQRVPPAVQKLLDYTGVSKDEIDYFVFHQANRMINETIRKKLGLPVEKVPSTLRDFGNTSGASLPVTMTARINKELESGRKRVLLCGFGIGLSWGTCLIDIEGAVFPDLIES from the coding sequence ATGCCGACTTCCACGCTGCACAACGTGCGCTTTGCCGGCATGGCGACCTGCGTGCCCAAGCGCATCGTCTCCAACCTGACCGATTGCCGGCCGCAGATCCGTTCCGAGCGCGAGCGGCTGGTGCGCAACATCGGCATCGAGACCCGGCGCATGGCGCAGGAGTGGCAGTGTTTTTCCGACCTGGCGTTCGATGCGGCGCAGGTATTGATCGAACGGCTGCAATGGCAGCGCGAGGAAATCGATGCGCTGATCGTGGTCACCCAGTCGCCGGACTATCCGATCCCCGCGACCGCGATCATCCTGCAGGACCGGCTGGGCCTGTCGCATGCCACCGTCGCCTTCGACGTCAACCTGGGCTGCTCGGCCTATCCGTTCGGCATCAACCTGCTGGGCTCGATGATCGCCGCCGGCGGAGTCAAGAAAGGCCTGCTGCTGGTGGGCGACCGCAGCGCCAACCTGGAGGACCCGATCTTCTCCGATTCCGGCACCGCCACCGCGCTGGAATTCAGCGCCGACGCCGCGCCGATGTATTTCGACCTCAACAGCGACGGCAGCGGCTACAAGGCGATCATCCTGCCGGTGGGCGGCCAGCGCGAGCCGGTCGGCATCCAGCACCTGATGCCGTTCCGCGCCGACGAGAACGATGCCTGGCACCGCGGCATAGACCTGCAGTTGGACGGCGTGGCAGTGCTGAGCTTCTCCACCCAGCGCGTGCCGCCAGCGGTGCAGAAACTGCTCGACTACACAGGCGTGTCCAAGGACGAGATCGACTATTTCGTGTTCCACCAGGCCAACCGGATGATCAACGAAACCATCCGCAAGAAGCTCGGCCTGCCGGTGGAAAAAGTGCCTTCGACCCTGCGCGACTTCGGCAACACCAGCGGCGCCTCGCTGCCGGTGACCATGACCGCACGCATCAACAAGGAACTGGAATCGGGCCGCAAGCGCGTGCTGCTGTGCGGTTTCGGCATCGGCTTGTCGTGGGGTACCTGCCTGATTGATATCGAAGGCGCGGTGTTTCCTGATCTGATCGAGTCGTGA
- a CDS encoding acyl carrier protein, whose translation MSQATFIENFLSATDFQTPVEVTTDTVLRELPEWDSLAALGVIVMFDMEYGKTITGEHLAAAVTVGDLYQLTEA comes from the coding sequence ATGAGCCAAGCAACGTTTATCGAGAATTTCCTGTCGGCGACCGATTTCCAGACGCCGGTCGAGGTGACAACGGACACCGTGCTGCGCGAGCTTCCCGAATGGGATTCGCTCGCCGCGCTCGGCGTGATCGTGATGTTCGACATGGAATACGGCAAGACCATCACCGGCGAGCACCTGGCCGCCGCTGTCACCGTGGGCGACCTCTACCAGCTGACCGAGGCGTAG